The genomic DNA AAGAAAGAACATCACCGGCAAAGGCTCTGCTCGTGGGCTTGTTAGGCTCCATGCTGGTTCtggtattttatttgaaaaagttACATCATCCAtcagtgtattaaaaaaaaaaatcttcctggtAAAGGCCtaatctcctctccctccagctcctttgCCTGCTCTGCCTCATTCCCATGCAGGAGCCCTCCCTTCCACCTGGGGCTCTAGCTCCTTTACCTTGGTTGTGGCATGGCCTCTGCAGACCTTGCCTGAATACAACATAGCGAGGCTGTGGGGCAGTGGTGAGAAAGAGGGGAACTTTCTCACCCTTGTTAGTGGCATGGTGTCTAGCCCTGTGCTGTCCCTGGCTGGGAGGGGGTGAATGCTCTGTCAACAGTGATTGTACTGGACCAGGCAAGAGAGAACCTAGATTCATGATTAAATGTCCCATTCCCTCTGCTGTGTCTTAGGGATGAGGATGGGTGTGTTTCTTACTGAAAGGTGCACCATGGCTACGGCGCAGGTGGGGCCACCTTTCTGTTCCCAGGGCTATCAGAAACTTTAATCTGCCCCTGCATCCCCTAGAGAAAGCTTCACCCTCACTTTGTATTGAAAAGTGCTACAATGGCTGGTTTTAGGttactcccagctctgtgcctgggggaggcagtcaggaactGGGACCTGGACTACTACCAAACCAACCAGAGCTCAATTCCAGCCTCCTCCATATTCAATTCCACCTGCAGGGAGCTATAGCAGGGGCCAGCCCAGACCTCGACAACACTGGAGGGGAGCTGGCTTTGTGTTTATAACACATCTGGCTCTGGCTGTCCCCCGCAGCAAGTGGGGAAGTGGAAgcatgggctggggtggggaaagagctTTCTGAATTACTATTAGAACACACCCAAACCAGCTCAAATGGTTTGGTAAAGGGAGAAAAGACACATGGATCATCAGCAGCAAGGTACAAAACATTCTCACAAGAAGACACACAATATCAGGTAGAAAAGGGCAAGATGGGCTCTTGAGCcacctctggaatctctcccaacCGCTCACAGCACCACAAGGCTACGGAGAGAGCCTGTTCGCTCACTCCTTGGCTGTGCAGTTTGAAACAGACAAACCATAGCCACCAGAAAGAGCTGGGAACCCCACAGCACTACAGAAGGGCAGACACAGAGCACAACAGCTCCAGCAGCCCTAGCCCCAGTGTGAACAACAGGCCAAAGATTACACTAGTGGCAGCACTAGGAATTACCCAGCATCCAGGGGCCTGGCAAAGTTTGTGTTTCTCAGAGTGTTGTGCCTTCTTCTGCTCTGGCATGATCAGTCTTATTTCTAGCATGGCTTAGTACAAGATAGTACTAATGTCTTCTGGTACTAGCTGAAAAAGTCAGTGTGCTGCCACTTCCAGTAGTGAGCTGTTCTGACTCAGCCCTTGCTTTGGACTCCTAGGTACACCTGGTTGATGGAGATGGATTAGATCCAGGACAGGCTGGTCACACCCTGTTTGAGAGTTCTGTTTGCAAATACAAATTCGCTGCCCTGTGGAAAACCCCTCCCCACTGAATCACAGACCAGGTTGCACCAAAGACCTTTAGTACTTTCCAGACACCCAACCAGAATGACTCCCAGGACACAGTTTGAAGAGTTCATTGGCATGACTGCCTGGCAGGGCCCCACTCAGAGTGCCAGAGTCCTCACAGTTCTGTTGTCTTCCTGGGCTCTATCATGACTGTATTTAATATGCTCACTTGACATTCTTGTTCCTGGAGCTTCCTTGCAGCCTGTGAGGGGCTTTTGCACCAGTCTGACCTCTGACGCCCTCTCTGCCAGTTCCGCAGCATTAACAGTATGGTCACCAGGACCAGCGCAGCTGTGAGTATCCCAAACACCAGCACGGTCACCAGCTGGGACTCACTCAGCCCAGTGTCCCGCTGGGTCACCACCTCTTTCACAGAAATTTTCAACAGCCCTCCCCCACTGGCTTTCTCACTGTGGTTGGCAACCCGCCTCCCAGTAACCACAGTCCTGACTGGCTCGGGCTGCGTAACCCGGAGATTCTCGCTGGTTGTGCTTTTCACAGCACCGTTGTTCTCCCTGTTAGCAGGAAGGTAGAAGGTGACCCAGGTCGGTTCCGGAGTGGAGACCTcacacattttgccagtaaaaccGTCGGGACACAAGCAGTCAAAATCATTGATGCGATCATAACACTTTGCCCCATTTTTGCACGGGTGGCTGGCACAGTCGTCAATGTTGATGGTGCAGAAACGGCCTTCGAAGCCCACCTGGCACTGGCAGGAAAAGCGGTTGATACCATCATGGCAGGTGGCACCGTTGGCACAGGGACGCATCAGGCAGTCATCTACATCATTCTCACAGAGGGCACCAACAAAGCCAGCCAGGCACCTGCAGATGAAGTTCCTAGCAAAGCCGTTCTcatcctggcactggccaccgtTCCTGCATGGAAAGCTGCAGGCAGAAAGCAGGGACTGATCACAGGCCTGGATAGGACATGGCTCTGGCCCCAGATAGACTTGCATTCTCAGGGTGAAATGCACTCATgggcttaagtggtgcataggccctGTGCTTGCTCTCTGCACAAGGGGGAATTCCACCCACaagtgggggagaggaaagggcagGTGTCTGGGTCCCTGCTGCACAGAGGGGAGAAAGGCCCCCAAAGTTGTCGCTATGGACATGCACAGACACACCTGGAGCACAGCTACGTCCCACCCTTCTTGAGAATGTGGCCGAGTGTCACTGGCCAATCCCACATCAGGAAAAGCCTAAAGTCAAACCTTACAAAGAGGAAGGCTGACTCCCAGTAAGTTTCCCTGAGTGCAAAGCAGAGGCAGGGTCACTGCGTTAACCATGAGTAACTAGAATCTGCTCTGATTATAGCTCAGACTCCATCTGCTGAGGGAGCTGCCATTACAGTCAGCTAAACCAAAGTTCCCCTAAAGACTAGGAAGGTTTTGGCTTGATGCCATAAACATGGAAATCTACAGCTAATGATCCAAGCTGGGCTATTGATTGGTAGAGTAGGAGCTGGAGCTAATGCCTTATGTAATCTCTGCCTGCCCTGCCGCTCGCTCTCACCCTGCCTTCTCACATGGCCCTGTCTTCCGCTCACAgtccttcccgtggaagccctcAGGACACAGGCA from Chelonoidis abingdonii isolate Lonesome George chromosome 3, CheloAbing_2.0, whole genome shotgun sequence includes the following:
- the DLK2 gene encoding protein delta homolog 2 — translated: MLRSFCLQLMSLVWILLAHHHLAQGDDCSERCNLAHGCCDQDGKCRCDPGWEGKYCEQCVRMPGCVHGTCHQPWQCICHNGWAGKVCDKDVHICEHELPCQNGAECVYEGDGEYSCLCPEGFHGKDCERKTGPCEKAGFPCRNGGQCQDENGFARNFICRCLAGFVGALCENDVDDCLMRPCANGATCHDGINRFSCQCQVGFEGRFCTINIDDCASHPCKNGAKCYDRINDFDCLCPDGFTGKMCEVSTPEPTWVTFYLPANRENNGAVKSTTSENLRVTQPEPVRTVVTGRRVANHSEKASGGGLLKISVKEVVTQRDTGLSESQLVTVLVFGILTAALVLVTILLMLRNWQRGRQRSDWCKSPSQAARKLQEQECQVSILNTVMIEPRKTTEL